In one window of Synechococcus sp. M16CYN DNA:
- the cutA gene encoding divalent cation tolerance protein CutA — MQSSCEVQLLLKTTADCLKTLQQMLTKFHSFDIPEWLCWPVKASPPAYERWVS, encoded by the coding sequence GTGCAGAGCAGCTGTGAGGTGCAGCTTCTTTTAAAAACCACCGCTGATTGTCTAAAAACACTTCAGCAAATGCTGACAAAATTCCACAGCTTTGACATCCCTGAGTGGTTGTGTTGGCCGGTGAAGGCCTCGCCGCCTGCTTATGAACGTTGGGTTAGTTAG
- a CDS encoding adenylosuccinate synthase: MANVVVIGAQWGDEGKGKVTDLLSRSADMVVRYQGGVNAGHTIVVDGRVLKLHLIPSGILYPYTICLIGPGTVIDPKVMLGELDMLLANKIDISGLQLASSAHVTMPYHRLLDSAMEKRRGDRRIGTTGRGIGPTYADKSQRSGIRVIDLLDEQRLRDRLEEPLKEKNKLLQTIYGIEPLDEESVVHEYLEYGQRLSKHVVDCVQVIHKAAKSRKNILFEGAQGTLLDLDHGTYPYVTSSNPVSGGACIGAGVGPTLIDRVIGVAKAYCTRVGKGPFPTELSGNLNDQLTKRGGEFGTTTGRRRRCGWFDGVIGRYAVQVNGLDCLAITKLDVLDELDEIQVCVAYELDGERVEYFPSSSDDLARCKPIFETMKGWQCSIKKCRKLEDLPKAAMNYLYFLADLMEVPIAIVSLGASRDQTIVVEDPIHGPKRALLST, from the coding sequence TTGGCCAATGTTGTCGTCATCGGGGCTCAGTGGGGTGACGAAGGAAAAGGAAAAGTTACCGATCTTCTCAGCCGCTCGGCCGACATGGTGGTGCGTTATCAAGGCGGTGTGAATGCCGGTCACACGATCGTCGTCGACGGTCGTGTGTTGAAACTCCATCTCATTCCCTCTGGCATCCTTTATCCGTATACCATCTGTCTAATCGGTCCTGGCACGGTAATTGACCCAAAGGTGATGCTTGGTGAGTTAGACATGCTTCTCGCTAACAAGATCGACATCTCAGGGCTTCAATTGGCATCGTCAGCTCACGTGACTATGCCGTACCATCGACTTCTCGATTCGGCGATGGAGAAACGGCGGGGTGACCGCCGTATCGGAACCACCGGACGCGGCATTGGACCAACCTACGCTGACAAGTCTCAGCGCAGTGGCATCCGAGTAATTGACCTCCTCGACGAACAACGTCTGCGCGACCGACTTGAAGAACCGCTCAAAGAAAAGAACAAACTCCTGCAAACGATCTACGGCATTGAACCTCTCGATGAAGAGTCCGTAGTTCACGAGTATCTAGAGTATGGCCAGCGACTCTCCAAGCATGTTGTGGATTGCGTGCAGGTTATTCACAAGGCGGCCAAGTCTCGCAAAAATATTTTGTTTGAGGGTGCCCAAGGGACCCTGTTGGATCTTGACCATGGTACATATCCGTACGTCACATCTTCTAATCCCGTGTCCGGTGGCGCCTGCATCGGTGCAGGGGTTGGTCCAACTCTAATTGATCGGGTTATTGGCGTAGCCAAGGCTTACTGCACTCGAGTCGGAAAAGGTCCCTTCCCAACTGAGCTCAGCGGAAACCTCAACGACCAGCTTACTAAACGCGGCGGAGAATTTGGGACAACTACAGGTCGCCGTCGCCGTTGTGGCTGGTTCGACGGCGTTATTGGGCGCTACGCCGTGCAGGTCAATGGACTTGACTGTTTAGCTATTACTAAGCTGGACGTTTTGGACGAACTAGATGAAATTCAAGTTTGTGTTGCCTATGAACTCGATGGGGAACGGGTTGAATACTTCCCGAGCAGTTCCGATGATTTGGCCCGCTGCAAACCCATTTTTGAAACTATGAAAGGCTGGCAGTGTTCAATAAAGAAGTGCCGCAAGCTCGAGGATTTACCAAAGGCCGCGATGAACTACCTTTACTTTCTTGCCGATCTGATGGAGGTACCGATTGCCATAGTCTCTCTCGGTGCAAGTCGTGACCAGACGATCGTTGTGGAGGACCCGATTCACGGTCCGAAACGGGCCCTGTTAAGTACTTGA
- the argB gene encoding acetylglutamate kinase, whose product MSNYTHAGDDALRVSVLSEALLYIQRFTGRRIVIKYGGAAMAHTELRAAVFRDLALLACVGVQPVVVHGGGLEINQWLKRLAIPAEFRDGLRVTGPATMDVVEMVLVGRVNKQIVNGLNQLGARAVGLSGSDGRLVEARLWGNGSHGLVGDVARINPEVLEPLLEKGYVPVISSVAATPDDGRTHNINADTVAGELAAALEAEKLILLTDTPGILRDRSDPGSLIRELRLSEARQLIADGVVTGGMTPKTECCIRALAQGVTAAHIIDGRVPHALLLEIFTNVGIGTMVEGRSASCDKPTGYPDAVASKGVVN is encoded by the coding sequence ATGAGTAACTATACTCACGCTGGCGATGATGCATTGCGGGTATCCGTACTGAGCGAGGCGCTGCTTTATATCCAGCGCTTCACTGGACGCCGCATCGTGATTAAGTACGGCGGAGCCGCAATGGCTCATACCGAACTGCGGGCTGCGGTGTTCCGCGATCTAGCTTTACTCGCTTGTGTAGGAGTACAACCAGTGGTAGTTCATGGGGGTGGACTGGAAATTAATCAGTGGCTTAAACGACTTGCAATTCCGGCCGAATTCCGCGATGGGCTGCGTGTGACGGGTCCCGCAACAATGGATGTGGTGGAAATGGTGTTGGTAGGTCGCGTGAACAAACAAATTGTGAATGGTCTGAATCAACTCGGAGCTCGGGCGGTGGGCCTTAGCGGCAGCGACGGCAGGTTAGTGGAAGCCCGTCTTTGGGGTAATGGCAGCCACGGCCTGGTAGGAGATGTAGCTCGCATCAATCCAGAAGTTCTGGAGCCATTGTTAGAGAAAGGCTACGTACCAGTGATTTCAAGTGTGGCCGCCACACCAGATGACGGTCGTACTCATAACATTAATGCCGATACGGTAGCCGGCGAACTAGCGGCAGCTTTAGAGGCTGAAAAGCTCATCCTACTCACAGATACCCCCGGTATTTTACGAGATCGTTCCGACCCTGGCTCCTTGATCCGCGAGCTCCGCTTATCGGAGGCCAGGCAACTCATCGCCGATGGTGTGGTTACTGGCGGAATGACGCCAAAAACAGAATGCTGCATTCGAGCCCTAGCTCAAGGTGTGACCGCTGCTCATATCATCGATGGACGCGTTCCCCATGCGCTTTTACTAGAGATTTTTACGAATGTAGGCATCGGCACTATGGTGGAGGGACGCAGTGCAAGCTGCGATAAACCAACCGGCTACCCAGATGCAGTAGCGTCAAAAGGGGTTGTTAACTAG
- a CDS encoding DUF2854 domain-containing protein — MKDFFSPGSLVTVAGGILTVVGAIAYSTGSANLSLPTIFYGIPILLGGLALKSSELPPAIRITSANLLRRQREAAAPELSTLIGDVTRWRYGQKAHLESSLEALKLWDDDNPPRLEEIEELDTKDGYGLRLRFQLGSVSLERWVERKVRLGRFFAKGLRAEIKDLGGDQLDLLLLPGQTNQVHE; from the coding sequence ATGAAGGATTTCTTTTCCCCAGGCAGCTTAGTCACAGTCGCCGGCGGTATCCTAACTGTGGTTGGCGCCATCGCATACAGCACTGGCAGTGCCAATCTCAGCTTACCCACTATCTTTTACGGTATTCCGATTCTACTTGGTGGTCTCGCACTGAAATCTTCCGAACTACCTCCAGCAATTCGTATTACGTCAGCAAATCTCCTGCGTAGACAACGTGAGGCGGCAGCGCCGGAACTCAGCACACTTATCGGTGACGTGACTCGGTGGCGCTACGGCCAAAAAGCGCATCTCGAATCTTCACTGGAAGCCCTCAAACTTTGGGATGATGACAATCCACCTCGACTTGAGGAGATTGAAGAGTTAGACACAAAGGATGGTTATGGTCTGCGTTTACGTTTCCAATTAGGATCAGTTTCGCTCGAGCGTTGGGTGGAACGTAAAGTTCGACTGGGCCGTTTTTTTGCCAAAGGTCTAAGGGCTGAGATCAAGGATCTCGGTGGCGATCAACTTGACCTTTTGTTATTGCCTGGACAAACAAACCAAGTCCATGAGTAA
- a CDS encoding adenosine kinase codes for MAVSIRPFNTCSLDVVGIGNAIVDVLVQTEDEFLKQHGLKKGGMTLIDEQRAEALYKVSRPGLETSGGSVANTMVGIAKLGGRAGFIGRVKDDQLGKIFSRDIRAVGTQFETPAATTGTPTARCLIYVTPDAERTMCTFLGASTQLEPGDLDLSMVRNTKVLYLEGYLWDSPAAKSAFIAAAEICRAANGQVALSLSDSFCVDRHRDSFLDLVNGHVDVLFANEIEIKSLYQTNDFDVALNRVGNCCAITAVTCGHRGSVVLCGDQRWDVGIVGVGTLIDTTGAGDLYAGGFLYGYTQGESLERCGKLGAICAGQIVTQLGARPQVSLQDLARAHLH; via the coding sequence ATGGCTGTTAGTATCAGACCTTTCAACACCTGCAGTCTTGATGTAGTCGGCATTGGCAATGCCATTGTTGACGTTCTTGTACAGACTGAGGACGAGTTTCTAAAGCAGCACGGCTTAAAAAAGGGCGGAATGACCCTGATCGACGAACAACGAGCAGAAGCTCTTTACAAAGTTAGTAGGCCTGGTTTGGAAACCTCGGGTGGTTCTGTAGCCAACACCATGGTAGGGATTGCCAAGCTGGGGGGGAGAGCCGGTTTCATTGGTCGGGTCAAAGATGACCAGCTTGGGAAGATTTTTAGTCGTGACATTCGCGCCGTTGGCACTCAGTTTGAAACACCAGCTGCTACGACAGGAACCCCTACAGCCCGTTGCCTCATTTACGTCACACCTGACGCAGAGCGTACTATGTGTACCTTCCTTGGGGCTTCCACCCAACTCGAACCGGGGGACCTTGATCTCTCCATGGTACGTAATACCAAAGTGCTCTACCTCGAGGGATATCTCTGGGATAGTCCTGCGGCTAAAAGCGCCTTCATCGCGGCAGCCGAAATCTGCCGTGCCGCTAACGGACAAGTTGCTTTATCACTCTCTGATAGCTTTTGCGTAGATCGCCATCGAGATAGCTTCTTAGACCTCGTGAACGGTCACGTGGATGTCCTGTTTGCGAACGAAATAGAAATCAAGTCGCTATATCAAACCAATGATTTCGATGTAGCCCTAAATCGGGTTGGCAACTGTTGCGCAATCACTGCGGTCACTTGCGGTCACCGAGGTTCTGTTGTCTTATGCGGTGACCAACGCTGGGATGTCGGTATTGTTGGCGTAGGGACTCTTATCGATACTACCGGCGCTGGTGATCTTTACGCCGGGGGGTTTCTTTATGGCTATACCCAGGGAGAGTCGCTAGAGCGCTGCGGCAAGCTGGGCGCTATCTGTGCTGGGCAAATCGTGACTCAACTGGGCGCACGTCCCCAAGTATCCCTTCAAGATCTTGCTAGAGCGCATCTCCACTAA
- a CDS encoding DUF3153 domain-containing protein — protein MAQALFNTADGVNEERPTLDLNSLNVYLERGDYGQALERLTPLADAYPASTSEGSQVRLLMITSWMGQGQEDQAVAMSHILSRTGETNIRQHAKQLVAILEAPRLGRPKNWRIQLPLLEITTTGGPPSVISACRRFRKPKSPPPPTGPTRALGFGFAAVVMATLIGLTLLLSGCVRVDVDLELPGPDRVELIWQVQSPNDQPLPWQQKFEQYLKLRLPNLFIEHPAPGRQRISTGTVSSRNLSLQVKEMVALVKQSTGLELLIPKLTLVERNWILGVQQCLYLEVDLSHLPDIPGFELNVSVDHGQVQRKMHSGERMRLEQLSWRWNPLGLGSLGVLLLLSCSLLLQHVRRGLGFGFPELPL, from the coding sequence TTGGCACAGGCTTTATTCAATACAGCTGATGGAGTGAACGAGGAACGACCAACGCTCGACCTGAATTCGTTAAATGTTTATTTGGAGCGCGGAGATTACGGCCAAGCTCTGGAGAGACTAACCCCGCTAGCTGATGCCTATCCCGCTTCGACATCAGAAGGGTCTCAAGTACGATTGTTAATGATCACTTCTTGGATGGGGCAAGGCCAGGAGGATCAGGCCGTCGCCATGTCTCACATCTTGAGTCGAACCGGTGAGACGAATATCCGCCAGCATGCTAAACAGCTCGTGGCGATCCTTGAAGCCCCCAGACTTGGACGACCCAAGAACTGGAGAATACAATTGCCCTTACTAGAGATAACAACTACAGGCGGCCCCCCTTCTGTTATTAGTGCATGCCGTCGTTTCCGAAAACCAAAATCACCGCCACCGCCAACCGGGCCAACTCGCGCGTTGGGCTTTGGTTTTGCTGCCGTTGTGATGGCCACGCTCATCGGTCTCACACTATTGCTGAGTGGCTGTGTACGTGTTGATGTCGATTTAGAGCTCCCCGGCCCAGATCGAGTTGAATTGATTTGGCAGGTTCAAAGTCCTAACGACCAACCTCTGCCATGGCAACAGAAATTTGAACAGTATCTGAAACTAAGACTACCCAACCTATTCATCGAGCACCCGGCTCCAGGACGTCAGCGTATATCCACTGGAACCGTATCCTCTCGAAACCTGAGCCTTCAAGTGAAGGAGATGGTGGCCTTGGTTAAACAGAGTACTGGGCTTGAACTGCTTATTCCTAAGCTCACTCTGGTGGAACGTAACTGGATTTTAGGGGTGCAACAATGCCTTTATCTTGAAGTTGATCTCAGTCATCTTCCTGATATTCCAGGATTTGAACTAAATGTGAGCGTAGACCACGGTCAAGTGCAACGAAAAATGCATAGCGGTGAACGGATGCGGCTTGAGCAATTAAGCTGGCGTTGGAACCCACTAGGGCTAGGCAGTCTTGGCGTGCTGCTATTACTCAGCTGCAGCTTGCTATTGCAGCATGTTCGACGTGGTTTGGGTTTTGGTTTTCCCGAACTACCCTTATAA
- a CDS encoding precorrin-6A/cobalt-precorrin-6A reductase translates to MHNSANDQRRIWLFAGTGDGPHLTRALLQRGWQVRVSVASQAAAAAYSELAVDSITVGTLSRAAKMTKGLKHRSKFRWVVDATHPFATRISSDLAEVCLSAKQPFLRFERPQEQGSASICLLPNSGALSTAPLKGQRLLLAVGGRHLAAIATAARSAGANLFARSMPTKLGLRSALAAGLLPDHLAVVRPLQGQTPGSIERALCRRWGITAVVCRQSGGVTERLWRRISEEQVLQLILLRRPASLQGVETVVGEAAFFNRIDHG, encoded by the coding sequence ATGCACAACTCCGCGAATGACCAGCGCCGTATTTGGTTATTTGCAGGAACTGGAGATGGTCCCCATTTGACCCGTGCCTTGCTTCAGAGGGGTTGGCAGGTGCGGGTGAGTGTTGCAAGCCAAGCCGCTGCAGCCGCTTATAGCGAACTTGCGGTGGACAGCATCACTGTTGGTACTCTAAGTCGGGCAGCGAAGATGACTAAGGGACTAAAGCACCGGTCTAAATTTCGTTGGGTGGTGGATGCCACGCATCCATTCGCAACAAGGATTAGCTCGGATCTAGCAGAGGTTTGTTTATCAGCGAAACAGCCGTTTTTGCGATTCGAACGTCCTCAAGAGCAAGGTAGTGCTTCCATATGTCTTCTGCCGAACAGTGGTGCTCTATCAACAGCTCCCTTAAAAGGCCAGCGTCTGCTTCTAGCTGTCGGCGGCCGTCACCTTGCAGCGATTGCCACGGCTGCTCGCTCTGCTGGGGCGAATTTATTTGCTCGCTCTATGCCAACAAAGTTGGGATTACGCTCCGCTTTGGCTGCTGGTTTGCTGCCCGACCATTTGGCTGTGGTCCGTCCGCTGCAAGGACAGACACCTGGCTCTATTGAACGTGCATTGTGTCGACGCTGGGGGATCACAGCTGTCGTCTGCCGTCAATCCGGTGGCGTCACAGAACGTTTATGGCGTCGGATTTCTGAAGAGCAAGTTTTGCAACTAATTCTTTTGAGGCGTCCAGCATCGCTTCAAGGCGTGGAAACTGTTGTTGGGGAAGCAGCATTCTTTAATCGAATAGACCATGGCTGA
- the psb27 gene encoding photosystem II protein Psb27 gives MLFALDCLFKPLTRAAVALGFSLCLLLTACGSDANAQLTGNYVEDTVFVSHTLLEIIDIPQDDPSHAKAESDARSLITDYVSRYRSQPRVNSLSSFTTMQTALNSLAGYYTNYANRPLSEALHDRLAKELAKAEKSVVRGS, from the coding sequence ATGCTTTTTGCCTTGGATTGTCTATTCAAACCACTAACCAGGGCAGCTGTTGCCCTTGGATTTAGCCTCTGCTTGTTGTTAACTGCTTGTGGCAGCGATGCCAATGCTCAACTGACTGGGAATTACGTTGAGGACACAGTATTCGTATCACATACCCTGCTGGAAATAATTGATATTCCTCAAGACGACCCCAGCCATGCGAAGGCAGAGAGCGATGCGCGGTCACTGATTACTGATTACGTGTCGCGCTATCGGTCTCAGCCTCGAGTAAACAGTTTGAGTTCTTTCACCACGATGCAAACAGCTCTCAACTCTTTAGCTGGTTATTACACCAACTATGCCAATCGACCTTTGTCAGAGGCTTTGCATGATCGTCTCGCCAAAGAATTGGCTAAGGCTGAAAAATCTGTAGTTCGCGGAAGCTGA
- a CDS encoding single-stranded DNA-binding protein codes for MNHCVLEVEVIDTPTVRYTQDNQTPIADMSVRFDPLRDGDPPSELKVVGWGNLAQDLQNRVRIGQRLLIEGRLRMNTVLRRDGMKEKRAEFTLARLHLVDGATAGTADTRRLNVVPAVPATDLNKNESQYSGWNAAPLVPDTDDIPF; via the coding sequence ATGAATCATTGCGTGCTCGAAGTAGAGGTGATTGATACGCCAACGGTTAGATACACCCAGGATAATCAGACTCCTATTGCTGATATGTCGGTACGTTTTGATCCACTGCGCGATGGTGATCCGCCGAGTGAGTTGAAGGTAGTTGGCTGGGGTAACTTGGCTCAGGATTTGCAAAATCGCGTTCGGATCGGTCAACGTCTTTTGATCGAAGGGCGCTTGCGCATGAACACTGTGCTTCGTCGGGATGGCATGAAAGAAAAACGTGCCGAATTCACCCTGGCTCGTCTACATCTAGTCGATGGTGCAACGGCTGGTACTGCGGACACTAGACGATTAAACGTAGTGCCTGCAGTACCAGCCACAGACCTAAATAAGAATGAATCGCAATATTCCGGCTGGAACGCAGCTCCATTGGTGCCCGATACAGATGACATTCCTTTTTAA